Genomic window (Sulfurovum sp. NBC37-1):
TCCCTATCTGCCGTGGGCGTTGGAAGATTGAGGAGAGTTGCCCCTAGTACGAGAGGACCGGGGTGAACGAACCACTGGTGTACCAGTTGTCCTGCCAAGGGCATCGCTGGGTAGCTATGTTCGGATGTGATAACCGCTGAAAGCATCTAAGCGGGAAGCCAACTCCAAGATGAATCTTCCCTGAAGATCCGCAGAAGACTACTGCGTTGATAGGCTGGGTGTGTAAGTGATGAAAGTCATTTAGCTGACCAGTACTAATAGATCGTTTGTATTTACTTTATTCTTCAATAGGTACTACCTTGCTAAGTGCAAGGCAGAGCGTTTAGCGCTTAGCGCTGAGCGTTCAGAAAAAGGTACTTGCAGATTGTAATTGTAAACATTATTTAGGCTCTTAACAATACTAAGTTTCTCAAGCTTTCCAAAAGCAAAGAGAGACATGCACACTACGGTGTTCATCTCTCTCTTAGTGGTGGGGCTAGAGGGAGGGTCATACCCAGCTCCATTCCGAACCTGGAAGTCAAGCCTCCCATCGCCGATAATACTGCAGGCTACGTCTGTGGGAATGTAGGTCGCTGCCACTTTGAGTTTTACATTGACTTCTTCTCTTTTTAATCACTTTGTTTTTTATCCCATTTTACTTTTTACCACAACTATATTTTTATCTCATCAACTACTTTATTCTTTCACCTCATAATGCAACTTCAATCCGTCCGACGTCATCACGAAACCTGAGATGATGATCTTTCCTTCATGGACGAGATTGTGGTGTTTTTTGCAGAGCGGTATGAGGTTGTATTTATGGTTCTTGTGGAAGTGGTCTATCTGTCCGTCTTGATTTGCCTCTTTCTGTTCAGCTATATGATGGACATCTTCGACATTGGCATCGCACAATGCGCACTTACTGAGATAAAGTGCTTTGTTATATTTGCTGCTTTTTTGTGTTCGCAGTTTTTTGATATCGCTGCCTGAATGGTTCAGGTTCTCTCTGATGCTTTGGGCTGTTTGCAGGAAGCCCTTGTCCATATGCAGAGACTTGGCAAATTCCAGGCCGTAAAGACTGTCCCCCTGCCCAAGCTGCAGTACTCTGTTGTAAATGAGGGTATCGTTGTCTTCGTCATACCTGATGCCAAGATGCAGGAAGATGAGATGATCGAGGTTCTGTAACTGTGGTATGTTGCCCAGCTGATGCAAATGTGTGGCAAAAATGAAAGTTGATCTCAGAGAGATCAGTTTGAGTATGGCACTTGAGACGATAGCAAGGGCAGATTCTGTCTCTGTCCCCTGGCTTATCTCATCTCCAAGGACCAATGAATGCTCATCTGCCCTGTTGAATATATTTTTGAGTTCGAGCATTTCAATGGCAAAAGTAGAAAGTCCTTTGTAAAGATTGTCTTTGGAGACGATCCTTGTGAACAGTTTATTATAAAGACCGAAACGAAGCTCTACTGCCGGAACAAAGAATCCGGCCTGTGCAAGTACGACCGATAGACCGATACTTTTCATCAGAGAGGATTTCCCTGAAGAGTTTATGCCGTAGAGAAGCATACCGTAGACATCCTCACCGTTGCTGGCATTGAGAGTAATATGATTGTGTGCCGTATTGTTATTTTCTCCCAGGAAAATATCGTTGGGTACATAGATTCCCCGTTCGTCGTTGGCTTCTATGATGGGATGGCGTAGGCCGATCGCTTCATAGAAGTTCCCTTCTTCTATGATGGGACGGGAGAGGTTCATGTTTCGGCTGCATTTGGCATTGGAGATGGCAACGTCGATATTGGCAATGAAGGCAATGAGCTTGTCAAGCAGCAAAGAAAAACGATTTTCCAGCATATCGAGACTTTCAATGTATCGCTGCTTGACGAGTGAGACCAGTTTGACCTGTGCTGTCTCATAGGAACGGGTGATCTCTTCAAAAAGCGGTGCCTGAACCTTTACGGCGTTCTTGAGATACTTGTAGTGAAAATCCTTGAAGAAGTGGTGCTGGTTGTCAATGGTGACAAATGAGTTCTTCAACTCTTTTTCTATCAGGGTAAAGCGGCTCTTTGTCAGATTGAGGTAGTATCCTTCGCTTTCCAGATAGCTCACTGTTGCATATTTTGTATTGCCGCTGAAGAGTTTGTCTTTGTCGAACAGGGCTTCAACATGCTCGGCGACGCTGTCCATCTTGTCCACTTCGTTCTGCTGCTTTTTGACAATAGTATCAATAGCCGGGTAGATACCGCTTTTAAAGATATTGTCATTGATCTGTTCAATGCGGAAGCGTGCACAGATGTTCAGTTCAAAGGTTTCTTCAAGTACCGTAAGCATCTCCCTGCTTTCATCCAGCAGTCTGTTGTCTATTTCGAGTGCATTCTCCTATGCATCTTCAAGTAGGTTTAGTATGGATTCCAGGGACATGGCAATGTAGGTAAGTTCCACCGGATGGAGTTTGCGTAGTTTGATCCGTCGCGCGATGCGCTCAAGATCATATATCTGTTTGAGGTGGGTCTCGAAACGGTCAATGTTCGGGAGAAGTTTCTCTGTCAGGTCATAACGCTCTTCAAGCAGTTCCCTGTCACATATGGGATTGAGCAGCCTCTCCTTAAGTAGGCGTTTCCCGAAAGCTGTGGAGGTTTTGTCTATGAGGTCGAGCAGCGTGATGTCGGCAGGATCCCTCGAAATGACGGAAAGTTGTTCCATGGCATTGTTTCCGATGTACATGTATCGGCTGTTGCCAAGAAATTGCGGCCGGTTCATCTTCTCGATAATGCTTTCGTCATGCTCGATGATGAAGTCTATAAGGATTGCCAGAGACTCTGTCGTGTAGGGATGACGCTCAAGGTCCAGATATTCGATAGCGGAGAGAAAAGAGTTGATCTCAAAGATACGGGTAAAGAGTTCATTTTGAAAAGTAATCCTGAAAC
Coding sequences:
- a CDS encoding MutS-related protein; amino-acid sequence: MLTVLEETFELNICARFRIEQINDNIFKSGIYPAIDTIVKKQQNEVDKMDSVAEHVEALFDKDKLFSGNTKYATVSYLESEGYYLNLTKSRFTLIEKELKNSFVTIDNQHHFFKDFHYKYLKNAVKVQAPLFEEITRSYETAQVKLVSLVKQRYIESLDMLENRFSLLLDKLIAFIANIDVAISNAKCSRNMNLSRPIIEEGNFYEAIGLRHPIIEANDERGIYVPNDIFLGENNNTAHNHITLNASNGEDVYGMLLYGINSSGKSSLMKSIGLSVVLAQAGFFVPAVELRFGLYNKLFTRIVSKDNLYKGLSTFAIEMLELKNIFNRADEHSLVLGDEISQGTETESALAIVSSAILKLISLRSTFIFATHLHQLGNIPQLQNLDHLIFLHLGIRYDEDNDTLIYNRVLQLGQGDSLYGLEFAKSLHMDKGFLQTAQSIRENLNHSGSDIKKLRTQKSSKYNKALYLSKCALCDANVEDVHHIAEQKEANQDGQIDHFHKNHKYNLIPLCKKHHNLVHEGKIIISGFVMTSDGLKLHYEVKE